The following proteins come from a genomic window of Pseudomonas sp. MAG733B:
- a CDS encoding DUF4160 domain-containing protein: MKVCSYKGLSVVIMLRDEHCPPHAHVEAGSWSARFKFSFWHNGVELWDVVPLSRRPPIAVLEGLRQSLKLPAHLLRARCIWWRKLQTACLDNQLWDWQTSEVVVVKRIVSTTNMIVSACYEPETNRTRLSLIGAQECVEIEL, translated from the coding sequence ATGAAAGTATGCAGCTACAAAGGGCTCTCGGTGGTCATCATGTTGCGCGATGAGCATTGTCCGCCTCATGCACATGTGGAGGCGGGTTCGTGGAGTGCGCGGTTCAAATTCAGTTTCTGGCACAACGGCGTCGAGCTCTGGGACGTTGTTCCGCTCTCGCGTCGGCCACCAATTGCGGTGCTTGAGGGGTTGCGTCAATCGCTAAAGCTACCTGCCCATTTATTGCGGGCTCGCTGTATCTGGTGGCGAAAACTGCAAACGGCCTGCCTTGATAATCAATTGTGGGATTGGCAAACCAGTGAGGTCGTAGTAGTGAAAAGGATTGTCAGTACCACCAACATGATCGTTTCGGCTTGCTATGAGCCTGAAACGAACAGGACGCGGCTATCTCTGATAGGTGCGCAGGAGTGTGTGGAGATCGAGTTATGA
- the cydB gene encoding cytochrome d ubiquinol oxidase subunit II, whose product MGIDLPLIWAVIIIFGIMMYVVMDGFDLGIGILFPFIPGKTDRDVMMNTVAPVWDGNETWLVLGGAALFGAFPLAYSVVLSALYLPLIFMLIGLIFRGVAFEFRFKARDDKRHLWDKAFIGGSIAATFFQGVALGAFIDGLPVVNRQFAGGSLDWLTPFTMFCGAALVVAYALLGCTWLIMKTEGKLQEQMHDLARPLAFVLLAVIGIVSIWTPLAHAEIAARWFTLPNLFWFLPVPILVLVTLYGLIRAVARNAHYTPFLLTLVLIFLGYSGLGISLWPNIVPPSISIWDAAAPPQSQGFMLVGTLFIIPFILGYTFWSYYVFRGKVTHEDGYH is encoded by the coding sequence ATGGGTATTGATCTTCCGCTGATCTGGGCCGTGATCATCATCTTCGGCATCATGATGTATGTGGTCATGGATGGTTTCGATCTGGGGATCGGCATTCTCTTCCCGTTCATCCCCGGTAAAACCGACCGCGACGTGATGATGAACACCGTCGCACCCGTCTGGGACGGCAACGAAACCTGGCTGGTATTGGGCGGCGCGGCGTTGTTCGGCGCTTTCCCACTGGCCTATTCGGTGGTGCTCTCGGCGTTGTACCTGCCGCTGATCTTCATGTTGATCGGGCTGATCTTCCGTGGCGTGGCGTTCGAGTTCCGCTTCAAGGCCAGGGACGACAAGCGCCACTTGTGGGACAAGGCGTTCATCGGTGGTTCGATTGCCGCAACGTTCTTCCAGGGCGTGGCATTGGGCGCATTCATCGATGGCTTGCCGGTGGTCAATCGGCAGTTCGCCGGAGGTTCACTGGACTGGCTGACGCCGTTCACGATGTTCTGTGGTGCGGCGCTGGTGGTGGCTTATGCGTTGCTCGGTTGCACCTGGCTGATCATGAAGACCGAAGGCAAGTTGCAGGAACAGATGCATGACCTGGCGCGGCCCTTGGCGTTCGTGTTGCTGGCGGTGATCGGTATCGTCAGCATCTGGACTCCGCTGGCCCATGCCGAAATCGCTGCGCGCTGGTTCACCTTGCCGAACCTGTTCTGGTTCCTGCCGGTGCCGATTCTGGTGCTGGTCACCCTGTACGGCCTGATCCGCGCGGTGGCGCGCAATGCGCACTACACGCCGTTCCTGCTGACGCTAGTGCTGATCTTCCTCGGCTACAGCGGCTTGGGAATCAGCCTGTGGCCGAACATCGTGCCGCCGTCGATCTCGATCTGGGATGCCGCCGCGCCGCCACAAAGCCAGGGCTTCATGCTGGTGGGCACGCTGTTCATCATCCCGTTCATCCTGGGCTACACCTTCTGGAGCTACTACGTGTTCCGCGGCAAGGTCACCCACGAAGACGGTTACCACTAA
- a CDS encoding DUF4879 domain-containing protein — MKKRLLILLALTLGTQTVSAASAPPLTQVKVLKVESPECGFETIDEGQTQTRCNHSGPNIRVYVLEVGYGRSQPHAALDGFEVNGTRTQVCAYENGNLTDCSQRTKVVGNLYIFSLAGKQEGTFTFSNTSINAPGNTMSTQLYIK, encoded by the coding sequence ATGAAAAAGCGTCTGTTGATCTTGCTGGCCTTGACCTTGGGGACACAAACCGTCTCGGCAGCCTCGGCACCGCCGTTGACCCAGGTAAAAGTGCTCAAGGTCGAGTCGCCTGAATGTGGTTTTGAAACCATTGATGAAGGCCAGACACAAACGCGCTGCAATCACAGCGGCCCGAACATCAGGGTCTACGTGCTGGAAGTGGGTTACGGTCGCAGCCAGCCCCATGCCGCGCTGGATGGTTTCGAGGTCAACGGAACCCGCACGCAGGTCTGTGCTTACGAAAACGGTAACCTGACTGATTGTTCCCAGCGGACCAAGGTCGTCGGCAATTTGTACATCTTCAGTCTGGCGGGCAAACAGGAAGGCACGTTCACCTTCAGCAACACCTCGATCAATGCGCCGGGCAACACAATGTCGACGCAGCTTTACATCAAGTAG
- a CDS encoding DUF2474 domain-containing protein yields the protein MNNKHSLHDIEEAEKKPLWQRLGWLALIWAGSVGVLFIAASLMRMFMNAAGLTTH from the coding sequence ATGAACAACAAACATTCCCTGCACGACATCGAAGAAGCCGAAAAAAAGCCGCTCTGGCAGCGGCTTGGCTGGTTGGCCCTGATCTGGGCTGGCAGCGTCGGTGTACTGTTTATCGCGGCCAGCCTGATGCGGATGTTCATGAACGCCGCCGGCCTGACCACACACTGA
- a CDS encoding cytochrome ubiquinol oxidase subunit I has protein sequence MFGLEALDLARIQFAFTISFHILFPAITIGLASYLAVLEGLWLKTHNDTYRDLYHFWSKIFAVNFGMGVVSGLVMAYQFGTNWSRFSDFAGSVTGPLLTYEVLTAFFLEAGFLGVMLFGWNKVGRGLHFFATVMVAIGTLISTFWILASNSWMQTPQGFEIVNGQVIPTDWLAVIFNPSFPYRLMHMATAAFVATAFFVGSSAAWHLLRGKDNPAIRKMLSMAMWMALIVAPIQAVIGDFHGLNTLEHQPAKIAAIEGHWENKGDEATPLILFGWPDMKEERTKYAVEIPYLGSLILTHSLDKQVPALKEFPPEDRPNSTIVFWSFRIMVGLGFLMIFTGLWSLWLRKRDKLYTSRPFLYLALWMGPSGLIAILAGWFTTEIGRQPWVVYGLMRTADASSNHSFMQMSITLILFVVVYFALFGAGLGYMMRLVRKGPKIDEGKETNDGGPGQKRTPARPLSAADDDHTDHSLTKEI, from the coding sequence ATGTTCGGTTTAGAGGCACTTGATCTCGCCCGAATTCAGTTCGCGTTCACCATCTCGTTCCACATCCTGTTCCCTGCCATCACCATTGGCCTGGCCAGTTACCTGGCCGTCCTCGAAGGTTTGTGGCTGAAAACCCACAACGACACCTACCGTGACCTCTACCATTTCTGGTCGAAGATCTTTGCCGTCAACTTCGGCATGGGCGTGGTTTCGGGGCTGGTGATGGCCTATCAGTTCGGCACCAACTGGAGCCGATTCTCGGACTTCGCCGGTTCCGTGACCGGGCCGCTACTGACGTACGAAGTATTGACTGCGTTCTTCCTCGAGGCCGGTTTCCTCGGCGTCATGCTGTTCGGCTGGAACAAGGTCGGACGTGGCCTGCACTTTTTTGCCACGGTCATGGTTGCCATCGGCACGTTGATTTCGACCTTCTGGATTCTCGCGTCCAATAGTTGGATGCAGACCCCGCAGGGCTTCGAAATCGTCAACGGCCAGGTGATCCCGACCGACTGGCTGGCGGTGATCTTCAACCCGTCGTTCCCGTATCGCCTGATGCACATGGCCACGGCGGCGTTCGTCGCGACGGCGTTCTTCGTCGGTTCCTCGGCGGCCTGGCACTTGCTGCGCGGCAAGGACAACCCGGCGATCCGCAAGATGCTGTCGATGGCGATGTGGATGGCGCTGATTGTCGCGCCGATCCAGGCGGTCATCGGTGACTTCCACGGCCTCAACACGCTGGAACATCAGCCGGCGAAAATCGCCGCGATCGAGGGCCACTGGGAAAACAAAGGTGACGAAGCGACGCCGCTGATCCTGTTCGGCTGGCCGGACATGAAGGAAGAGAGGACCAAATACGCTGTCGAGATTCCGTATCTGGGCAGCCTGATCCTCACTCACTCGCTGGACAAACAGGTGCCGGCGCTCAAGGAGTTTCCACCCGAAGACCGGCCAAATTCGACCATCGTGTTCTGGTCGTTCCGGATCATGGTCGGCCTGGGCTTCCTGATGATCTTCACCGGTTTGTGGAGCTTGTGGCTGCGCAAACGCGACAAGCTGTATACCTCGCGGCCGTTCCTGTACCTGGCGTTGTGGATGGGGCCGTCCGGCCTGATCGCGATTCTCGCCGGCTGGTTCACTACGGAAATCGGTCGTCAGCCATGGGTGGTCTACGGCCTGATGCGCACGGCGGATGCGTCCTCCAACCACAGTTTCATGCAGATGAGCATCACCTTGATCCTGTTTGTCGTGGTGTATTTCGCGCTGTTCGGTGCCGGCCTGGGCTACATGATGCGCCTGGTGCGCAAAGGGCCGAAGATCGATGAAGGCAAGGAAACCAACGACGGTGGCCCCGGCCAGAAACGCACGCCGGCCCGGCCGTTGTCTGCTGCCGACGACGACCACACCGACCACAGCCTGACCAAGGAGATTTGA
- a CDS encoding MFS transporter, protein MPSQEPLLLRHHRPFLAFWLARVFTASGFQMLTVAIGWNLYQLTGNVLDLGLVGLVEFAPRVLFMLHTGHVADRYDRRKVAAICQSLQALIALSLAIGSATDHVTREMIFILAFLLGAARSFEMPTTQALLPSIVPSALFPRAVAAAQSAQQSATIVAPALGGLLYAFGSVWVYGPTVILYIIACSLMLNLPARQTPLNKGKATLDSLLAGIRFIRSRPDILGAISLDLFAVLLGGATALLPVFAKDILLTGPWGLGLLRSAPAVGALLMSLYLARFAVERNVGRVMFTAVGIFGVATIAFGLSTSFWFSLAVLVVLGAADMISMVIRASFVQLETPDEMRGRVSAVNGLFIGASNQLGEFESGLTAHWFGTVPAVVMGGIGTLVVTGTWIKLFPTLANRDRMHVPAEEAKV, encoded by the coding sequence ATGCCCAGCCAAGAGCCCTTGCTGTTACGCCATCACCGTCCTTTCCTTGCGTTCTGGCTGGCCCGGGTTTTTACCGCCAGCGGCTTTCAGATGCTCACCGTGGCCATTGGCTGGAACCTCTACCAACTGACCGGCAACGTGCTCGATCTGGGTCTGGTGGGGTTGGTTGAGTTCGCCCCGCGCGTACTGTTCATGCTGCACACCGGGCATGTCGCCGACCGCTACGACCGGCGCAAGGTCGCGGCCATCTGCCAGTCCCTGCAAGCGCTGATCGCCCTCTCGCTGGCCATCGGCAGCGCTACCGACCATGTCACTCGGGAGATGATCTTCATCCTCGCTTTCCTGCTCGGGGCTGCCCGCTCCTTCGAGATGCCGACCACCCAGGCCTTGCTGCCGAGCATCGTGCCCAGCGCGCTGTTCCCCCGCGCCGTGGCCGCGGCGCAGTCGGCCCAACAATCGGCAACCATCGTCGCCCCGGCCCTTGGCGGTTTGCTCTACGCCTTCGGCAGTGTCTGGGTCTACGGTCCGACGGTGATCCTGTACATCATCGCCTGCTCGCTGATGCTCAATCTGCCCGCGCGGCAAACACCGTTGAACAAAGGCAAGGCAACCCTGGATTCGCTACTGGCGGGCATTCGCTTCATTCGCAGTCGGCCGGACATTCTCGGGGCGATTTCTCTGGACCTGTTCGCCGTCCTGCTGGGTGGTGCAACGGCGCTGTTGCCGGTGTTCGCCAAGGACATTCTGCTGACCGGTCCGTGGGGCCTCGGCCTGTTGCGCTCGGCGCCGGCGGTAGGTGCGTTGCTGATGTCGCTGTACCTCGCGCGGTTTGCCGTAGAGCGCAATGTCGGGCGGGTGATGTTCACCGCAGTGGGTATATTCGGCGTGGCGACCATCGCCTTCGGCCTGTCGACCTCCTTCTGGTTCTCGCTGGCCGTCCTGGTGGTTTTGGGCGCCGCCGACATGATCAGCATGGTGATCCGCGCCTCATTCGTTCAGCTGGAAACCCCGGACGAAATGCGTGGCCGGGTCAGCGCTGTGAACGGCCTGTTTATCGGCGCTTCAAACCAGTTGGGCGAATTCGAATCCGGCCTGACGGCTCACTGGTTCGGCACCGTGCCGGCGGTGGTCATGGGCGGCATCGGCACGCTGGTGGTGACGGGAACCTGGATCAAACTGTTCCCGACCCTGGCCAATCGCGACCGCATGCATGTGCCGGCCGAAGAAGCGAAGGTCTAA
- a CDS encoding 4-oxalocrotonate tautomerase family protein, with product MPFVSVRITRDGVTREQKAQVIAEITETLQRVLGKPPELTHIVIEEIDTDNWGYKGITTTEFRKNPSE from the coding sequence ATGCCTTTCGTCAGCGTACGCATCACCCGTGACGGCGTAACCCGTGAGCAAAAAGCCCAGGTCATCGCCGAAATCACCGAGACCCTGCAACGCGTGCTCGGCAAGCCGCCGGAGCTGACCCATATCGTGATCGAAGAAATCGACACCGATAACTGGGGATACAAGGGTATTACCACGACTGAGTTCCGGAAAAATCCGTCGGAGTGA
- a CDS encoding DUF2442 domain-containing protein → MKTVKAKVQVDRPVTEARLDRAIERGKSRPNSGLRATAVTFQAPCLAVSFEDGSGILLPVGNYPEFDGFQIEDFAGLEVGFTGTAICHEGKDLHISIAGMISASEPLMAMAASVIASRNGRQSSAAKAEAARANGKKGGRPRKVDVVL, encoded by the coding sequence ATGAAAACGGTCAAAGCCAAGGTCCAGGTAGACAGGCCAGTAACAGAGGCTCGTCTTGATCGAGCTATTGAACGGGGCAAATCGCGCCCTAACAGCGGGTTACGGGCGACAGCGGTAACCTTTCAGGCTCCGTGTCTGGCGGTCAGCTTTGAAGATGGCAGCGGGATACTGCTGCCGGTTGGAAACTACCCCGAGTTCGATGGATTCCAGATCGAAGACTTTGCCGGTTTAGAGGTAGGTTTCACCGGCACTGCGATCTGCCATGAAGGCAAGGACCTGCATATCTCTATCGCCGGAATGATCTCGGCCAGCGAGCCATTGATGGCGATGGCGGCTTCGGTGATTGCTTCGCGCAATGGTCGTCAGAGCAGCGCTGCCAAAGCTGAGGCTGCTCGGGCCAATGGCAAGAAAGGTGGGCGCCCGCGCAAGGTCGATGTCGTGCTTTGA
- a CDS encoding DJ-1 family glyoxalase III, giving the protein MTFRALITLAEGTDDLQTVTLIDVLRRAKVEVVVASIEGRRMLTCARGTRLTSDAMLVDLLAQPFDLIVLPGGAVGTQHLAAHQPLQQLIKDQAAAGRLFAGIAEAPAVALQAFGVLRQRRMTCLPSASHQLSGCNFVDQPVVVDGNCITAQGSGAALAFALTLVEQLCGKATRAAVAGELVV; this is encoded by the coding sequence ATGACCTTTCGAGCTTTGATTACCCTCGCCGAGGGCACTGACGACCTGCAAACAGTGACCCTGATCGATGTCCTGCGCCGCGCCAAGGTTGAAGTGGTGGTGGCCAGCATCGAAGGGCGACGCATGCTGACGTGTGCACGCGGTACGCGCCTGACCTCTGACGCCATGCTGGTGGACTTGCTGGCCCAGCCCTTCGACCTGATCGTCCTGCCGGGAGGTGCCGTGGGGACTCAGCATCTGGCCGCACACCAACCCCTTCAGCAATTGATCAAGGACCAGGCTGCGGCCGGTCGGCTGTTCGCCGGTATCGCCGAAGCCCCTGCCGTGGCGCTACAAGCGTTTGGCGTATTGCGCCAGCGGCGCATGACTTGCCTGCCTTCGGCCAGCCACCAACTGTCGGGTTGTAACTTCGTCGATCAACCGGTGGTGGTCGACGGCAATTGCATCACTGCCCAGGGTTCAGGCGCTGCATTGGCATTTGCCCTGACGCTGGTTGAACAACTATGTGGCAAGGCCACTCGGGCGGCGGTGGCGGGGGAGTTGGTGGTTTAG
- the trmA gene encoding tRNA (uridine(54)-C5)-methyltransferase TrmA, translating to MTFDSQAYAVQLEDKVTRLRDLLAPFDAPEPAVFDSPLQNFRLRAEFRLWREAGERHYAMFSQEDKRTPILIEEFPIASLRINQLMPQLKAAWQASAPLSHKLFQVEFLTTLAGDAMITLCYHRPLDEHWHAAATKLAADLNVSIIGRSKGKREVIGHDYVVEKLEVGGRTFSYRQPEGAFTQPNGTVNQKMLNWAYDALGDRPDDLLELYCGNGNFTLPLATRVRKVLATEISKTSVNAALSNLSENAVDNVTLVRLSAEELTEALNEVRPFRRLHGIDLKSYEFGSVFVDPPRAGMDPDTCELTRRFDNILYISCNPETLAANIAQLHDTHRITQCAMFDQFPWTHHMESGVLLTRR from the coding sequence ATGACTTTTGATTCCCAGGCCTACGCCGTTCAGCTCGAAGACAAGGTCACGCGCCTGCGTGACCTGCTGGCCCCGTTCGATGCACCGGAGCCGGCCGTTTTCGACTCGCCGCTGCAGAACTTCCGCCTGCGCGCCGAATTCCGCCTGTGGCGCGAAGCCGGCGAGCGTCACTACGCGATGTTTTCCCAGGAAGACAAACGCACGCCGATCCTGATCGAAGAATTTCCGATCGCCAGCCTGCGCATCAATCAACTGATGCCGCAGCTCAAGGCCGCGTGGCAAGCCAGTGCTCCCCTGAGCCACAAGCTGTTCCAGGTGGAGTTCCTGACCACTTTGGCCGGCGATGCGATGATCACCCTGTGCTACCACCGTCCGCTGGACGAGCATTGGCACGCGGCGGCCACGAAACTCGCAGCCGACCTGAACGTCAGCATCATCGGCCGCTCCAAGGGTAAGCGTGAAGTCATCGGTCACGATTACGTGGTCGAGAAACTGGAAGTTGGCGGGCGCACCTTCAGCTATCGCCAGCCAGAAGGCGCATTCACCCAACCCAACGGCACCGTAAACCAGAAGATGCTCAACTGGGCCTACGACGCACTGGGTGATCGTCCGGACGATTTACTGGAGCTGTATTGCGGCAACGGCAACTTCACCCTGCCGCTCGCTACTCGCGTGCGCAAAGTGCTGGCCACTGAAATCAGCAAGACCTCGGTCAACGCAGCGCTGAGCAATCTCAGCGAAAACGCTGTGGATAATGTCACTCTGGTGCGTTTGTCCGCTGAAGAATTGACCGAAGCGCTGAACGAAGTGCGCCCGTTCCGTCGCTTGCATGGCATCGACCTGAAAAGCTACGAATTCGGCAGCGTCTTCGTCGACCCGCCCCGCGCCGGCATGGACCCGGACACTTGCGAGCTGACCCGGCGCTTCGACAACATTCTCTACATCTCCTGCAACCCGGAAACCCTGGCGGCCAACATCGCCCAGTTGCACGACACGCACCGCATTACCCAATGCGCGATGTTCGACCAGTTCCCGTGGACGCATCACATGGAATCCGGGGTGTTATTGACCCGGCGGTGA
- a CDS encoding type II toxin-antitoxin system RelE/ParE family toxin, translating to MIKSFQHKGLRGFYETGSTRGIRADHAKRLARMLQFMDRALAPGDLDLPGWRLHPLKGDLIDYWSLSVSGNWRVVFRFIGSDIELVDYLDYH from the coding sequence ATGATCAAATCCTTTCAGCACAAAGGCCTTCGGGGCTTCTACGAAACTGGTTCGACTCGTGGGATCCGGGCAGATCATGCGAAGCGTCTGGCTCGCATGCTGCAGTTCATGGATCGTGCACTGGCGCCGGGTGACCTCGATCTTCCAGGATGGCGGCTCCACCCGCTCAAGGGAGACTTGATCGACTATTGGTCATTGAGTGTTTCAGGAAACTGGAGAGTCGTTTTTCGTTTTATCGGGTCGGACATCGAACTGGTCGACTATCTGGACTACCACTGA
- a CDS encoding methyltransferase: MPLLETPFASLDLIRQPEQQNEPLQAFDAADEYLLNHLAEQQLSTETRVLVLNDSFGALAASLAGKVNVISSGDSFLAFQGLEKNLVRNGQAFDAVQHVPASEAITGPFDRVLIRVPKTLALLEEQLIRLQGQLAPGAQVVAGAMIKHLPRAAGDLLERYIGPVQASLAVKKARLLIATVEAKAPVTSPYPTRYRLDEPAIELLNHANVFCREGLDIGTRAFLPHLPKNLGTARVADLGCGNGVLAIASALQNPEAHYTLVDESFMAVQSAAENWRAALGERDVIVRAGDGLAGQEPQSLDVVLCNPPFHQQQVVGDFLAWRMFQQAREALVVGGALYIVGNRHLGYHSKLARLFRGVEQVAATPKFVILKARK, encoded by the coding sequence ATGCCTTTGCTCGAAACGCCTTTCGCCAGCCTCGACCTGATCCGCCAGCCCGAACAGCAGAACGAACCGCTGCAAGCCTTCGATGCGGCGGACGAGTACCTGCTCAACCATCTGGCTGAACAGCAACTTTCGACTGAAACACGGGTTCTGGTGCTCAACGACAGTTTTGGCGCATTGGCCGCCAGTCTGGCCGGCAAGGTCAACGTGATCAGCAGCGGCGATTCGTTCCTGGCGTTTCAAGGTCTGGAAAAGAACCTTGTCCGTAATGGCCAGGCATTTGATGCGGTGCAGCATGTACCAGCCAGCGAAGCAATCACCGGCCCGTTCGACCGGGTGCTGATCCGGGTGCCGAAGACCCTGGCATTGCTGGAAGAACAACTGATCCGCCTGCAAGGCCAACTGGCACCCGGCGCTCAGGTGGTCGCGGGTGCGATGATCAAGCATTTGCCGCGTGCGGCGGGTGACTTGCTGGAACGCTACATCGGCCCGGTGCAGGCGTCGCTGGCGGTGAAGAAAGCCCGGTTGTTGATTGCCACGGTTGAGGCCAAAGCGCCGGTCACATCGCCCTACCCGACGCGCTATCGTCTCGACGAACCGGCCATCGAATTGCTCAACCACGCCAACGTGTTCTGCCGCGAAGGCCTGGACATCGGCACCCGGGCGTTCCTGCCGCACCTGCCGAAGAACCTTGGCACTGCGCGGGTTGCCGACCTCGGTTGTGGCAACGGCGTGCTGGCCATCGCCAGCGCCCTGCAAAACCCCGAGGCCCATTACACGCTGGTGGACGAATCGTTCATGGCGGTGCAATCGGCCGCCGAAAACTGGCGCGCAGCGCTGGGTGAGCGCGATGTCATCGTGCGTGCCGGTGACGGCTTGGCCGGACAGGAACCCCAATCGCTGGACGTGGTGCTGTGCAATCCACCGTTTCACCAGCAGCAGGTCGTCGGCGATTTCCTGGCGTGGCGTATGTTCCAGCAAGCCCGGGAAGCGCTGGTGGTGGGTGGCGCGCTGTACATCGTTGGCAACCGTCACTTGGGTTACCACAGCAAACTGGCGCGATTGTTCCGTGGCGTCGAGCAAGTGGCGGCCACACCGAAGTTCGTGATTCTCAAGGCACGCAAGTAA
- a CDS encoding HigA family addiction module antitoxin: protein MPMHNPPHPGETLLMDVLPDLGISVAQLARHLGFARPHLSRVLHGHAPISPDLAVRLERAGIGKARMWLGVQTDYDLWQAEQREQPDIEPIAPHA from the coding sequence ATGCCCATGCACAACCCGCCGCACCCTGGGGAAACGCTGTTGATGGATGTATTGCCCGACCTGGGGATCAGTGTCGCGCAATTGGCCCGTCACTTGGGCTTCGCCCGCCCACATCTGTCGCGGGTCTTGCACGGTCACGCGCCAATCAGCCCGGACCTGGCAGTGCGTCTGGAACGGGCCGGAATTGGCAAGGCGCGGATGTGGCTCGGGGTGCAGACCGACTACGACCTCTGGCAAGCGGAGCAGCGTGAACAACCGGACATCGAACCTATCGCCCCCCACGCCTGA
- a CDS encoding NCS2 family permease, which yields MLERLFQLKAHNTNVRTEILAGVTTFLAMAYILFVNPSILGETGMDKGAVFVATCLAAAIGSTVMGLIANYPIALAPGMGLNAFFTYTVVLHMGHTWQVALGAVFISAVCFFLLSIFRIREWIINSIPLPLRSAIAAGIGLFLALIALHNAGIVVSNPATMVGLGDLKQPAPILATLGFALIVALEALAVRGAVLIGILVVTIISIVMGFTPFGGVMSMPPSLAPTFLQLDIKGALDIGLVSVIFAFLFVDLFDNSGTLIGVAKRAGLMGKDGHMPKMGRALIADSTAAMAGSLLGTSTTTSYIESAAGVSAGGRTGLTAVVVAILFLLALFFSPLAASVPAFATAPALLFVAVLMTSGLAEIDWDDITVAAPVVITALAMPFTYSIANGIAFGFIAWTAIKLMSGRGRELNPALVILSILFVIKLGWFNA from the coding sequence ATGCTGGAAAGGCTGTTTCAACTCAAGGCACACAACACCAACGTACGCACCGAGATCCTGGCGGGCGTCACGACCTTTTTGGCCATGGCCTACATTCTGTTCGTCAACCCGAGCATCCTCGGCGAGACCGGCATGGACAAGGGTGCGGTGTTCGTCGCCACCTGTCTGGCAGCCGCCATCGGCTCGACGGTCATGGGCCTGATCGCCAACTACCCGATCGCCCTCGCACCGGGCATGGGCCTGAACGCCTTCTTCACCTACACCGTGGTCCTGCACATGGGCCACACCTGGCAAGTGGCGCTGGGGGCAGTGTTCATCTCGGCGGTGTGCTTCTTCCTGCTTTCGATCTTCCGCATCCGTGAATGGATCATCAACAGCATCCCGCTGCCGCTGCGTTCGGCGATTGCCGCCGGTATCGGCCTGTTTCTGGCGCTGATCGCCCTGCACAACGCCGGCATCGTGGTCAGCAACCCGGCGACCATGGTTGGCCTCGGCGACCTGAAACAACCGGCGCCGATCCTCGCCACCCTCGGTTTTGCCCTGATCGTCGCCCTTGAAGCCCTCGCCGTGCGCGGTGCGGTACTGATCGGCATTCTGGTCGTGACCATCATATCCATCGTGATGGGCTTCACCCCGTTCGGCGGCGTGATGTCGATGCCACCGTCGCTAGCCCCGACCTTCCTGCAACTGGACATCAAAGGCGCACTGGACATCGGCCTGGTCAGCGTGATCTTCGCCTTCCTGTTCGTCGACCTGTTCGACAACTCCGGCACCCTGATCGGCGTGGCCAAGCGTGCTGGTTTGATGGGCAAGGACGGCCACATGCCGAAAATGGGCCGTGCCCTGATCGCCGACAGTACTGCTGCGATGGCCGGTTCCCTGCTGGGCACCTCGACCACCACCAGCTACATCGAATCCGCCGCAGGCGTGAGTGCCGGGGGCCGCACCGGCCTGACCGCCGTCGTGGTGGCAATCCTGTTCCTGCTGGCGCTGTTCTTCTCGCCACTGGCCGCCAGCGTTCCAGCCTTCGCCACCGCGCCGGCCCTGCTGTTCGTCGCCGTGCTGATGACTTCCGGCCTGGCCGAAATAGACTGGGACGACATTACCGTCGCCGCGCCGGTGGTGATCACCGCGCTGGCCATGCCGTTCACTTATTCCATCGCCAATGGCATCGCCTTCGGCTTCATTGCCTGGACCGCCATCAAGCTGATGTCTGGTCGCGGCCGTGAGCTGAACCCGGCGCTGGTGATCCTGTCGATTCTGTTCGTGATCAAGCTGGGTTGGTTTAACGCATGA